One Legionella lansingensis genomic region harbors:
- a CDS encoding lysozyme inhibitor LprI family protein, which yields MPNYPIFSISLSLWLLIISFTGKAASFECKKNQTPVEKLICNSSKLGILDSYMSLLYHQLSDTTSPDTKKNLLDSQKKWLTERNNCQTASCLVQAYEKRISDLMTIPLHSSLLKDQKLEGKWLADFSHQYASSELNITQENEEGFKFSISATNGGNTGEIEGGNALFIGNDAIAMVNNSELEIPCQILFRLINKKLTLESNNSCNYYAGNGVIFDGNYVKDGQKKLFTLKEAGFLDTNLQELQFKKMTGKDYLLFVNNCGLATDSDEKSTTPEASVRYGYLRGVGQTDCIILLSNNDIWAAAIDNNQIKYFTNDVNYKDRLPSAILDWVKQKSAQDFPIIYSE from the coding sequence ATGCCTAACTATCCAATTTTTTCGATATCTTTATCTTTATGGTTACTTATTATTAGTTTTACAGGGAAGGCAGCAAGTTTTGAGTGTAAAAAAAATCAAACCCCAGTAGAAAAATTAATTTGTAATTCTTCGAAATTAGGCATTCTAGATAGTTATATGTCTCTTTTGTATCATCAACTCTCTGATACCACATCGCCTGATACCAAAAAAAATTTGCTGGATAGTCAAAAAAAATGGCTAACAGAACGTAATAACTGTCAAACAGCCTCTTGTCTTGTTCAGGCTTATGAGAAAAGAATTTCTGATTTAATGACTATTCCACTTCATTCTTCACTTTTAAAAGATCAAAAACTAGAAGGAAAATGGCTGGCAGATTTTAGTCATCAATACGCTTCCTCAGAGTTAAATATTACTCAAGAAAATGAAGAAGGATTTAAATTTTCAATTTCTGCAACAAATGGTGGAAATACTGGTGAAATAGAAGGAGGCAACGCATTATTTATTGGAAATGATGCAATAGCAATGGTTAACAATAGTGAATTAGAAATCCCTTGCCAAATACTATTTCGACTTATAAATAAAAAGCTTACTTTGGAAAGTAACAACAGCTGTAATTATTATGCAGGAAATGGTGTTATTTTTGATGGTAATTATGTGAAAGATGGTCAAAAAAAATTATTTACATTGAAGGAGGCTGGTTTTTTGGACACTAATCTTCAAGAGTTGCAGTTTAAAAAGATGACGGGAAAAGACTATCTTCTTTTTGTAAATAATTGTGGATTAGCGACCGATTCAGATGAAAAAAGTACTACTCCTGAAGCTTCTGTTCGCTATGGCTATTTACGTGGAGTAGGGCAAACAGACTGCATTATCTTGCTAAGCAATAATGATATTTGGGCTGCAGCTATTGATAATAATCAAATTAAATATTTCACTAATGATGTTAATTATAAAGATAGATTACCTTCTGCTATTTTAGATTGGGTAAAACAAAAATCAGCACAAGATTTTCCAATAATCTATTCGGAATAG
- a CDS encoding GFA family protein, with translation MHIQGSCHCRAVEFECESRSPYPYMRCYCSICRKTAGGGGYAINIMAIANTLSVKGKEFISVYHARLNPEKKEKSKESSGARHFCKRCASYLWISDPEWPELIHPFASAIDTPLPTSPEIIHMMVKYKANWYELPISKQDIFYPEYPPLSIEEWHKKHNLWLD, from the coding sequence ATGCATATACAAGGGTCCTGCCACTGTCGTGCAGTAGAATTTGAATGTGAAAGTCGCTCACCTTATCCCTATATGCGTTGTTATTGCTCAATCTGTAGGAAAACGGCGGGGGGTGGTGGTTATGCCATTAATATCATGGCCATTGCGAATACTCTCAGTGTAAAAGGAAAGGAATTTATTTCTGTCTATCATGCCCGCCTTAATCCGGAGAAAAAAGAGAAGTCAAAAGAAAGTTCCGGTGCTAGACACTTCTGTAAACGGTGTGCAAGCTATTTATGGATATCTGATCCAGAATGGCCAGAGCTGATACATCCCTTTGCCTCTGCAATTGATACACCGCTGCCAACTTCCCCAGAAATTATTCATATGATGGTCAAATATAAGGCAAATTGGTATGAACTCCCTATTAGCAAACAAGATATTTTTTATCCAGAATATCCTCCCTTGTCTATCGAGGAATGGCATAAAAAACATAATCTTTGGCTGGATTAG
- a CDS encoding DUF3307 domain-containing protein: protein MSIIFLFFLFEVKHLIVDFFFQHSPYIYQNKGIYGHLGGILHALYHIFGSYLILVFSSFFLSYSACWPVLNLSLDLGFLILAILEGIVHYHIDWLKIKINNRMKWQPTSDYQFWDLLGVDQFLHHLTYIVFVLVISKSVFLGAN from the coding sequence ATGAGCATTATATTTTTGTTCTTTTTATTCGAAGTTAAACATTTAATCGTTGATTTCTTTTTCCAACATAGTCCCTACATCTATCAAAATAAGGGAATCTATGGTCATCTTGGTGGCATTCTTCATGCTCTTTATCATATTTTTGGAAGTTATTTAATTTTGGTCTTTTCAAGCTTCTTTCTTTCTTATAGTGCTTGTTGGCCAGTTTTAAATTTATCATTGGATTTAGGTTTTTTAATTCTTGCGATCTTAGAAGGTATTGTTCATTACCATATTGATTGGTTAAAAATAAAAATTAATAACAGAATGAAATGGCAACCTACTTCAGATTATCAATTTTGGGATTTGTTAGGTGTTGATCAATTTCTCCATCATTTAACCTATATTGTATTCGTTCTTGTTATTAGTAAAAGCGTATTTCTAGGTGCTAACTAG
- a CDS encoding DUF4142 domain-containing protein, which translates to MKSKLLFSLTCSAILLASGCTPVSNPANDFNNPPANVVVTPAQAQVDAKILGGLIVLNQNEIAAATAAQQKAANPAVKNYAAWMNKAHSQNLQETLNLSQRMGVPPANGNVAMMLKRKGRQELASLNRLSGVAFERAYIAAMVKDHTAALQLIDHKLLNEATNPLLRRQLEITRTHVVQHLKQAQLIQRSLA; encoded by the coding sequence ATGAAATCAAAACTTCTTTTTTCATTAACCTGTAGCGCTATTCTTTTAGCATCAGGATGTACACCCGTTTCCAACCCTGCTAATGATTTTAACAATCCGCCAGCTAATGTGGTTGTTACACCTGCACAGGCGCAAGTAGATGCTAAAATTTTGGGCGGTTTGATTGTGCTAAATCAAAATGAAATTGCAGCAGCAACAGCAGCTCAACAAAAAGCCGCTAATCCAGCCGTTAAAAATTATGCAGCATGGATGAATAAAGCCCATAGTCAAAATTTACAGGAAACGCTGAATCTAAGCCAAAGAATGGGTGTTCCTCCTGCAAATGGCAACGTTGCTATGATGCTTAAACGAAAAGGTAGACAAGAGTTAGCGAGCTTGAATCGCCTAAGTGGTGTAGCTTTTGAAAGAGCATATATTGCTGCCATGGTAAAAGATCACACTGCAGCATTGCAATTAATTGATCATAAGCTATTAAACGAGGCAACCAATCCGCTATTGAGAAGACAGCTAGAGATCACTCGCACCCACGTTGTACAACATCTCAAACAAGCTCAGCTTATTCAAAGAAGCTTGGCTTAA
- a CDS encoding alpha/beta fold hydrolase — protein sequence MGYVTVGRENSNDITLYYKDWGTGQPIVFSHGWPLSSDAWEDQMLFLAAKGYRCIAHDRRGHGRSTHNFEGNDMDTYADDLARLVQALKLENVIHVGHSTGGGEVVRYIARHGDTRVAKAVLISAVPPLMLKTTTNPNGISIDVFDDIRQNVLSDRSQFFQELPAAFYGTSKGDNVSQGLKDTFWVQGVQGGLKSIFDCIKAFSETDFTQDLQKINVPVLLIHGDEDQIVPIGNSSLLSKKLLKNSELKIYKGGSHGICSTHKDQINTDLLEFFNSKFGS from the coding sequence ATGGGATATGTAACAGTAGGTAGGGAAAATTCAAACGATATAACATTATATTATAAAGATTGGGGCACAGGACAACCCATCGTTTTCAGTCACGGATGGCCATTATCATCCGATGCGTGGGAAGATCAAATGCTATTTCTTGCCGCAAAAGGGTATCGTTGCATTGCTCATGATCGTCGGGGTCACGGCCGCTCTACTCATAACTTTGAAGGCAATGACATGGATACCTATGCTGATGACTTAGCAAGACTGGTCCAAGCGCTTAAGCTAGAAAATGTTATTCATGTTGGTCATTCTACGGGCGGTGGTGAGGTAGTGCGTTATATTGCAAGGCATGGGGATACTAGAGTTGCCAAAGCGGTATTGATTAGTGCAGTTCCACCACTTATGTTAAAAACCACCACCAACCCAAATGGCATATCCATAGACGTGTTTGACGATATTCGCCAAAACGTTTTATCGGATAGGTCTCAATTTTTTCAAGAGTTACCTGCTGCATTTTACGGTACCAGCAAAGGAGACAATGTATCTCAGGGATTGAAAGATACTTTTTGGGTCCAAGGAGTGCAAGGGGGATTAAAAAGTATATTTGATTGCATTAAAGCATTCTCTGAAACCGATTTTACTCAAGATCTCCAAAAAATAAATGTGCCTGTTTTACTAATCCATGGCGATGAAGATCAAATCGTACCCATAGGAAATTCATCTTTGCTATCAAAAAAGTTATTGAAAAATTCAGAATTAAAAATTTACAAGGGTGGTTCTCATGGTATTTGCTCTACCCATAAAGACCAAATTAATACTGATCTATTAGAGTTCTTTAATTCTAAATTCGGCAGTTGA